In the Armatimonadota bacterium genome, CGCCATCACCGTCGACGCCCTGGCGGGACACCGGCCCCAGGCCATCGTGATCTCGCCGGGGCCGTGTACGCCCGCGCAGGCCGGCATCTCGGTGGAGGTGGTGCGCCGGCTGGGGCCGACGGTGCCGACGCTGGGCGTCTGCCTCGGCCACCAGTGCGTGGGGGTGGCGTTCGGGGCCCGCGTGGTCCGGGCGTCCCGCCCCGTGCACGGGAAGACCTCGCCCATCCACCACGACGGCCGCACGCTCTTCGAGGGGCTGCCGGTGCCCTTTGCCGCGACCCGGTACCACTCGCTCGTCGTGGCCCGCGAGGATCTCCCCGAGGCCCTGGAGGTCTCGGCCTGGTTGGAGGACGGGACGATCATGGGCCTGCGCCACCGCGTCTACCCCATCGAGGGTGTGCAGTTCCATCCGGAGTCGGTCCTGACGCGCTGCGGGCCGCGCCTGCTCGAGCAGTTCCTGGCGCGCGCGGGGGTGCGCCCCGCGGCGGCCGTGGGAGGGTGGCGATGATCCGCGAGGCGATCCGCGCGGTGGCCGACCGCCAGACGCTGTCGGAGCAGGACGCCTGGCAGGCGATGGGCGAGATCATGGACGGCCAGGCCACGCCGGCCCAGATCGCGGCGTTCATTACCGCCCTGCGCATGCGGGGGGAGACGGTGGACGAGATCGCCGGTTTCGCCCGGGCGAT is a window encoding:
- a CDS encoding aminodeoxychorismate/anthranilate synthase component II, encoding MIAVIDNYDSFTYNLVQILGALGAEVAVFRNDAITVDALAGHRPQAIVISPGPCTPAQAGISVEVVRRLGPTVPTLGVCLGHQCVGVAFGARVVRASRPVHGKTSPIHHDGRTLFEGLPVPFAATRYHSLVVAREDLPEALEVSAWLEDGTIMGLRHRVYPIEGVQFHPESVLTRCGPRLLEQFLARAGVRPAAAVGGWR